cttcttcttcttcttcttagtagtagtagtagtataaaataacacaaaaatacggTCGCCAATTTAGAGAGTGCCAGGGAAATGTGCATCACATACATAAAATCAAAAATCCCCGCAAGAATACTTGACAGCGTGGAGACGAGGCCTGTTTAATTGATCTCGTTTCACTTTTAATCACATGCATGGCAGTTACAGTTTTGTGTTGAGCGGAATTGCACTAGAACCCCAATGCCCTGGTGTACAATTTGTGGCGCTCCAAGAGTAACAGTGATTGAGATTAATGGTTTACCAATCAGTCGGATTTTAACTGCATCCGTTTACATTAAAGCGTTTTATGTGTTTGCTTTGGATGCCGTCTTTCTTCTCTCGACAGGTAATGTTTATGTTACATTTTGGCCTCGCAGTTTGAGTGCTGCTCCAGCACCCTGCTGTGTCTGGTGCTTAAACCTTACAGCAAGAAATCCGACTCGGCCCAGGATCTCTGAAGGTGTTACGCGTTTTAGAAGCACAGTGTGACATCCATAGCGTTTTAGTCCTGATCTGTGAAAATAAACTTTGCGGTCACCTTGAACATAGGTGATTAATGTTAAAGAAGGCTAGAAGACAATGTGTGGATTCacttaatatctgttttattttatctgatgttgtatttattttattttatttatttttaaaatataatgtcaAGGTTAGATTCCAGACACCCATCCTCGACCCATATTGACAAAATATAGGATGAATGaggttacgtttttttttttttggcggagAAAAAataagggttattattattattattattattattattattattattattattattattattattattattattgttgttgttgttgttgttgttgttgtgtgttgtaATGCCTAAACATTTCTAGTAcgtttttatgtattatttataagtGTGTGTTTACAGTGTTGGAATTGAATAAATATATGTCTGCTTAGTGTCTCAATGTATCCCCGTTTATATGTTTTCCTTTTCTAATTTGATCGCTCTATCACATTCAGGGTAAAAGTTAATGAGGGGTAACGCAAGTGGGCTACTCTTTTTCAGCCCGAAACCAGCAGTAGCTAAATTGTCCCAGACTTGTTCTCTTGACAGGGAAACCCAATATAAAAGGAGGAGCTAACTTTGCCGTTCTACTGAAACATTCTCCTACCTCCCAAGACCAAAGCACACGCTTGAAACCCTATTATCGAGTAGAACTTGTAACACGTGATGTGGATTCGCTTGATAATTTTTTAATAATAGTATTATTGCAtaactgttttagcagacagacaTAGGAACGCATTTATAAGGAACGTATTTATGAACATTATGCCATATATCCCGTCATGTTTGATTGAAAGCATTTTCATTCTTCATACATATGTGATGTTTATTATTCTAAGGTCATACTGAAATGAATTAGGCCTGATTAATTATGGCTATTTTAATGCTTACCAATATACAACAGGCacatgcaaatatatttaaaaatgcatattttgtAGTACTTACATGTCTCAGTCAAGTAATACAGGAAAATGCCCCAATGTACtacatcttattattattacaagtgCTTACTGAtaccaagttattattattattattattattattattattattattattattattattaataataataatttatttattagcagactacATCACAGTTTTCTCAATCTACAGGTTGTCAATGTATAGTTAAAAGTAAAGCTACACACTAAACCAGTAAATTAAAACAGTGagtgtacatgttttgttttgttttttgtacacagGTCTATGCTTAATTAAACCCTATGTATTAAAGCAATCATTGTTTTGAAAACATGTCAAATACAACCTATAACATTTCAGATGTCTGGAAAATATTTGGTCTCAATTTTGTTTTATACTCCATTCACCTGAcaccaatgtttttgtttgtttgttttttgcttttctaaattaattttaaacacacaaaaacaccttaatttaaaatatctaaatagcTAAATATCTAGTTTACATTTTTTATGCTCTTGCAATTGTAATTACTTGCAAAGCAAACATATGAAGGAAGCGTTTTTTAAGCAAAACTCAAATGTGAGGTTTACTCgagctaaacttttttttttatctaaaataTAAAACTACCTTTGTTCTGTTGGGTTACATAATACTCTGTGACAATCCGAATCTATTTCGAAAGAACCGAATCTTGTATAACGGATACTTTTTGATAGTTTGATAGTTCCTTGGCCGCCCCCACCCCCATTTTTCACGTAAGTGGCCTTCTTGACCAATCATCTCGCTCTCCAAATACTTTGCGCCATCCAGACTATAAGAGCTCTCAAAGTTTCCAACAAGTCAGACACCTCGTCGCTAAGGACAGTATTTGGATACTTCCACAGACCTTATTAAACAAACGTATAGTAGCCAATACTCTAgacttgttttgtgaaaataaagaCACCtagccctgttttttttttgtttttgtttttttaaataagttaaacTGATGTTTGAAGAAACGATGCAAGACGAATCCAGCTCCCCGGTGTCTCCAGTGGACAGCCTTAGCAACAGTGAAGAAGAACTGGACAGGCAGCAGAAAATATGTGGGAGGAAAAGGAGACCGAGCAGAAAAAATGGGGAGGATTCAGATAGCCCTACCCCTGGGAAAAGAGGAAAGAAATCCAACAGTAGCAGCCCGCAGTCTTTCGAAGAACTTCAGACCCAGCGAGTTATGGCTAACGTACGGGAACGACAGCGAACACAGTCCCTCAACGAAGCCTTTTCTTCCTTACGGAAAATTATACCCACCCTGCCTTCTGATAAACTCAGCAAAATTCAGACGCTCAAACTGGCAGCCAGGTACATCGACTTCCTCTACCAAGTACTACAGAGCGATGAACTGGACTCCAAAATGGCAAGTTGTAGTTATGTGGCTCATGAGAGATTAAGCTATGCCTTTTCAGTATGGAGGATGGAGGGCGCTTGGTCCATGTCTGCATCTCACTAGCGTCTGGGAAAATAGCGCAACATGgtatgcaattttttttaattattattttttaattattctatttacattttcatattacTAATTTAGAGACGCGAATTGAGATATTGGCAAGTTGCAGTTATGAAGTATAATAGAAGAAATCAACTGTTGGTCCATTTTACTTATAAGgtactatatatgtgtgtgtgtgtgtgtgtgtgtgtgtgtgtgtgtgtgtgtgtgtgtgtgtttgtgtgagtgtgtgtgtgtgtgtgtgtgtgtgtgtgtgtgtgtgtgtgtgtgtatttttaaacatgccTACACATTTTAACTGTccctaatgaaacaaaaaatataaatataaatacattgtttttattttttcatttttattttaatgcatttgttaGTATACATTATTTGCAACAGGATTCCCCCACCTTCCCTACCTGGGTTGGTTGTATATTGTCACATGAGCCACCTAAATAAGTTGAATTACttataaaactatatgaacagatTGATAAAGCATATTTTACTTTGCAGGTAGCAACTGGTTTCCATTTACCTATCAGAGATTGGGAGTCTGGAGTCTGAAGTTGGATATGTACAAACCTGATGCAGGGTTTTCTTAGGGGATATGAAGATATTAAACCCAAAGAGCACAGGGCTTGGGGAGCACTTACAGAAAAAAAGGCCATGGACACTGAACAATGACATGTGCGGCTACACAATCTAAAACTCTACATTCTGATCTATATTATTTGAAACATTTGTATCTGACGATGAATGATGGAACTTTCTTCGTTACTATGCATGCCTTCTGACCAGTGCCTATCTTCTATGGAGAAGAAAGCATAAAAAGATGGTC
The Acipenser ruthenus chromosome 3, fAciRut3.2 maternal haplotype, whole genome shotgun sequence genome window above contains:
- the LOC117395010 gene encoding twist-related protein isoform X1, producing the protein MFEETMQDESSSPVSPVDSLSNSEEELDRQQKICGRKRRPSRKNGEDSDSPTPGKRGKKSNSSSPQSFEELQTQRVMANVRERQRTQSLNEAFSSLRKIIPTLPSDKLSKIQTLKLAARYIDFLYQVLQSDELDSKMASCSYVAHERLSYAFSVWRMEGAWSMSASH
- the LOC117395010 gene encoding twist-related protein isoform X2, which gives rise to MFEETMQDESSSPVSPVDSLSNSEEELDRQQKICGRKRRPSRKNGEDSDSPTPGKRGKKSNSSSPQSFEELQTQRVMANVRERQRTQSLNEAFSSLRKIIPTLPSDKLSKIQTLKLAARYIDFLYQVLQSDELDSKMATTGFHLPIRDWESGV